In one Rutidosis leptorrhynchoides isolate AG116_Rl617_1_P2 chromosome 8, CSIRO_AGI_Rlap_v1, whole genome shotgun sequence genomic region, the following are encoded:
- the LOC139861248 gene encoding WEB family protein At2g17940-like codes for MEEGLVVRGRVEIDSRQPFKSVKEAVMLFGENVLANQVYGNKLKEMKSVETKNDQDELAKVGPKEEKQAVEELKDERKLMAYYLMSLTQQLNETKSELDQLKSTRGSCPSHFNEIEEIKFIENPKPTQVKPSIEDERDRDCDRDRQHKDDLFDLKHNMSVMSHNPPSTKMIKKAKKRTILPSVGRLFSRSKG; via the exons ATGGAGGAAGGGTTGGTTGTGAGAGGTAGGGTCGAAATTGATAGTCGACAACCGTTTAAGTCGGTTAAAGAGGCTGTTATGTTATTCGGAGAAaatgtcttagcgaaccaggtttacgGAAACAAGCTCAAAGAG atGAAAAGCGTGGAGACGAAAAACGACCAAGACGAATTAGCGAAAGTTGGACCAAAAGAGGAGAAACAAGCCGTTGAAGAGTTAAAAGACGAGCGAAAACTAATGGCTTATTATCTAATGTCGCTTACACAACAACTTAACGAGACAAAATCCGAACTTGACCAATTAAAGTCAACACGAGGATCGTGCCCAAGTCATTTCAATGAAATAGAAGAGATTAAATTCATCGAGAACCCAAAACCGACTCAAGTGAAGCCATCGATAGAAGATGAGCGTGATCGTGATTGTGATCGTGATCGACAACACAAGGACGATTTGTTTGATTTAAAACATAACATGTCTGTTATGTCACATAATCCTCCATCAACCAAAATGATTAAGAAAGCTAAAAAGAGAACCATATTACCATCGGTTGGTAGACTTTTTTCACGAAGTAAAGGGTAA